Part of the Propioniciclava sp. MC1595 genome is shown below.
TCAGGGGGTCGGAGGCACGTGCAGGATCACACCCTCCCGGGTGTCCTCGACCAACGTGCCCTCGGGGTGCTCGGCCACCATCCGCAGGATCATCCAGTCCCCGATGCACCCCGACAGGTGGAACGCGGCCGGCAGCACGAGGTAGGGGCCCCACGGGAGGGTGAACACCAGGACGGCCAGCAGCGCGTTGACGACGAACGTGGGCATCATCGCCACCCACCAGAACTGCCGCCGCGTGTACCTGAAACCGGGCGATGTGGCGTACGCGTAGGGGACCGTGCCCTGCATCATCCCGACCCCGAACTGCGGCCGGGCGCCGTAGCGGGCCATCACCAACCCGTGGACGGCCTCGTGCACCACCAACGCCGCCAGCGTCCCGACGACGAGCAGGCCCGCGAACGGCACGAGGTTGCCGAGGCTCGCGAAGGGGTCGTGCAGCAGCGCCGGCCGGATCGCCAGCGCTGCGAACACCAGCCCGCCGACCGCGAACCAGACCAGGCTGCGCCGGGCCATCTGCTCGGTGTCGACCTGCTCCAGGGTCCACTCGACGGTCGTCCACTCGGCCGCGGGGTCGGTCATGCGGGGGAGCCTATGCCGACCACCCCCAGGTCTCGCCGTCCGACGCGCGCACGACGACGCGCGGGGTGGGCTCGAGCTCGAGTCGCACGTCGACCCGATCGTCGCCGTGCGTCACCGCGTACTCGATCCAGGCGTTCTCCTTGGCGACCACCGCCAGGTGCCCGCGGGAGAGCCACGCGTGCCGGCGGCGGAAGCCGATCAGGTCCCGGTACACCGTCTCCAGCCACGCACCGGTCGGCAGCAGGTCGGCCGGCGTCGCGGGCAGCGGCGGGCGGACGGCGTCGTCGGCGTAGAGGCCCGTGCCGCGCACGCCGGTGAAGCCCTGCTCATCGCCGTAGTACACGCTCGGCATGCCGGGCACGGTGAAGAGCACGGACGCCGCGAGCGCGGCCCCGTCGCCCCCCACCAGGGACGCGATCCGGTCGACGTCGTGGTTGCCGACGAACGTGTTCAGCACGTGGTTCGCCGAGAAGGAGCGGTGGCGCTCCAGGGCATGGGCCAGCTCCCAGCAGTTGGTGTCCTTGATCGAGCTCCAGGTCGCCTTCCACAGCTCGTAGGCGGTGACGGAGTCGAAGGTGGCGGCCTCCGCGATCGCGTCGTAGTCGCCGTGGATGACCTCGCCGAGGAAGAGCGCGTCCGGGAACTCGCGCCGCACCCGCGCGATCACCTCGCGCCAGAACTCCGGCGCCACGGCGTAGGCCACGTCCAGCCGCCAGCCGGCGATGCCGCGGCGCAGCCAGTGAAGCATGATCCCGGTGATCCAGTCGGCCACGTCGGCGCGGGTGTGGTCGAGCTCGACGAGGTTGTCGTGGCCCTCCCACGTGTACAGGTAGCCGTTCGAGCGGCGCAGCATGGGGGAGTCCTCGCCCACCAGCCCGTGCTGGGTGCTGACGTGGTTGAACACCCCGTCGAGCATGAGCGACAGGCCCCGCTCGCGGCACGCCGCGACGAGCGCGTCGAAGTCGCCGTCGTCGCCGAGCCGGGGGTCGATGGAGTAGTGGTCCAGCGTGTCGTAGCCGTGCGACACCGACGTGAAGATCGGGCCGAGCAGCAGGCCCGAGCAGCCCAGCCCGACCGCGTGGTCGAGCCACGGCTCCAGGGCGCCCAGGCGGTGCACCACCTCCGCGCCGCGCTCGTGGACGGGCGCGCCCAGGGCACCGAGGGGGTAGACGTGGTACCAGATGGCGTGGTCGGCGAGGCTCATCGCATCTCCTGTTGACTGACGATCAATAACGTTGTTGAGAGTAGCTCAATAAGCGGTACGCTGGCAAACATGACGGCAACACGACCCGCGCCGCGCAGGCGCCTCGGCCCCGAGGAGCGCCGCGCCGCCATCCTCGCGGCAGCACGCGCGGCGTTCGCCACGGCGTCCTACGGCGAGGTCGGGGTGCCCGAGGTCGCGCGGCAGGCCGGGGGATCGCCGGCCATCGTCTTCCACTACTTCGGCTCCAAGGAGGGCCTCTACGCCGCGGTCCTCGAGGCCGACCTCGCGCACCTCGCCGACCGGCAGAAGGCGGCGGACGAGGCGTTGCCGGCCAACACCTCGGCCCGCGACCGGGTCCGCACCTGGGTGCTCGCCCGGCTCGACCACGTCGCCGCCCACGCCCGCGGCAGCCTGGCCCGGGAGGAGCCGGCCGCAGCCGCCGGCGTCCGGGACCGTGCGCGCGAGGCCGACCTGACCTTCCTCACCGAGGTGCTGCAGCCCACCGACGCCGCGCGCGACCGGTTCTCCCTGCTCGGCTTCCTCGGCTTCCTGGACGCCGCGGGCGCGGCCTGGGCGTCCGACGGCTGCCCCGAGGACGACCGGCACCCGCTCGCCGAGGCCGCCCTCGGCGCCCTGCAGGGGGCGCTGGGCGACTGGCGCCGCTGATCGGCGTAAGCTTGGCCGACGTGCCTGACGTCGTCCCCGAGCCGCTCCGCTTCACCGCCCCCTCCGGGGGATCGGTCGAGGTGGCGACCCCGGTGGTCCTGGCCCCGATGGCCGGCATCACGAACCCGGCCTACCG
Proteins encoded:
- a CDS encoding DUF3267 domain-containing protein, which codes for MTDPAAEWTTVEWTLEQVDTEQMARRSLVWFAVGGLVFAALAIRPALLHDPFASLGNLVPFAGLLVVGTLAALVVHEAVHGLVMARYGARPQFGVGMMQGTVPYAYATSPGFRYTRRQFWWVAMMPTFVVNALLAVLVFTLPWGPYLVLPAAFHLSGCIGDWMILRMVAEHPEGTLVEDTREGVILHVPPTP
- a CDS encoding alpha-amylase family glycosyl hydrolase gives rise to the protein MSLADHAIWYHVYPLGALGAPVHERGAEVVHRLGALEPWLDHAVGLGCSGLLLGPIFTSVSHGYDTLDHYSIDPRLGDDGDFDALVAACRERGLSLMLDGVFNHVSTQHGLVGEDSPMLRRSNGYLYTWEGHDNLVELDHTRADVADWITGIMLHWLRRGIAGWRLDVAYAVAPEFWREVIARVRREFPDALFLGEVIHGDYDAIAEAATFDSVTAYELWKATWSSIKDTNCWELAHALERHRSFSANHVLNTFVGNHDVDRIASLVGGDGAALAASVLFTVPGMPSVYYGDEQGFTGVRGTGLYADDAVRPPLPATPADLLPTGAWLETVYRDLIGFRRRHAWLSRGHLAVVAKENAWIEYAVTHGDDRVDVRLELEPTPRVVVRASDGETWGWSA
- a CDS encoding TetR/AcrR family transcriptional regulator → MTATRPAPRRRLGPEERRAAILAAARAAFATASYGEVGVPEVARQAGGSPAIVFHYFGSKEGLYAAVLEADLAHLADRQKAADEALPANTSARDRVRTWVLARLDHVAAHARGSLAREEPAAAAGVRDRAREADLTFLTEVLQPTDAARDRFSLLGFLGFLDAAGAAWASDGCPEDDRHPLAEAALGALQGALGDWRR